CCGAACTCGCCGAAGGCTTTGGCGGACTCGACGGCCTCGTACACTCGATCGCCTTTGCCAATAAAGAGGATCTGGCCGGAAAGGTCTTCGACACGTCGCGATCGGGATTCGCGCTGGCGCTCGACGTCTCGGCGTACTCCTTGATCGCGCTGGTCGGCGCGCTGCGCGAGTCCTTCAACGAGGGCGCGTCGATCATGGCGCTGACCTACCTCGGCGCGACCCAGATCGTGCCCAACTATAACTTAATGGGCATCGCGAAAGCGGCGCTCGAGGCAACGGTTCGCTACATCGCCTTCGATCTAGGCGATCGCAGCATTCGCGTCAACGCGATTTCGGCCGGCCCGATCAAAACGGCGAGCTCGCGGCAGGTCGGCGGTTTCTCGAAGATTCTCGAGGTCGTTCCCAAAGTCGCGCCGCTGCGCCGCAACGTTACCCCCGACGACATAGGCAACATGGCCGTCTTTCTTGCATCGGATCTTGCCTCGGCGGTTACGGCCGACGTCCATTTCGTCGACGCCGGATACCATGCAATGGGAATGTATCCGCCGCAGTGATGCGTGTTTCGTAGGATTCTGATCGCGAACCGCGGCGAGATCGCGGTTCGCGTCATTCGGACGGCACGCGAGATGGGCATCGAAAGCATCGCCGTCTACTCCGACGCCGACCGCGACGCGTTGCACGTTAGCCTCGCCGACGAAGCGCACGGCATCGGCCCGGCATCGCCGGCACAGAGTTATTTAAACGCCGAGAAGCTGATCGCCGTCGCGCTGCGGTCCGGAGCGCAGGCCGTGCATCCGGGATACGGCTTTCTCGCCGAGAACGCGGAGTTCGCCCGCCGCGTCGTCGACGCCGGTTTAGTGTGGATCGGCCCGCACGCCGACGCGATTTTCACCATGGGCGACAAGCTGCGCGCGCGCAACGCGATGCGAGCGGCAAACGTTCCTTCAGTCCCGGGCGGACTCGAGGCGATCGCCGACGTAGCGGCCGCGCGAGCCGCCGCCGAACGGTACGGACTTCCACTTGCGCTCAAAGCCGCCGCAGGCGGCGGCGGAAAAGGGCTCAAGGTCGCGCACCGCGCCGAAGAGATCGAATCCGCGTTTGAAACGGCGCGCCGCGAGGCGCGCGCCTATTTCAAGGACGATACGATCTACGCCGAGCGGTATTTGGAGAATCCCAAACACGTGGAGCTGCAAATCCTGGCGGACAAACACGGTAGCGTCGTACACGTCGGCGAGCGCGACTGTTCGCTGCAGCGCCGCCACCAAAAGCTGTGGGAGGAGACGCCCGCGCAGATTCCCGACGCCGTGCGGGCAGAAATGCGCGAAGCGGGCCTACGCGCCGCCAAAGCGATCGGCTACGACTCGGCCGGCACGATCGAATGCCTCGTCTCCGGCGGCGAGTTTTACTTTCTCGAGATGAACACGCGCATTCAGGTCGAGCACACGGTGAGCGAGATGATCTCCGGGCTCGATCTCGTGCGCGAGCAGATTCGGGTGGCGGCCGGCGAAGCGCTCGGCTTTACCCAGAGCGATCTCTCCTTTCGCGGCTTTTCGATCGAAGGACGGATCAACGCCGAGGACCCCGCAGCGGGCTTCCAGCCGTCGCCGGGAAGGATCGCCGCGTATCGCGAGCCGGGCGGCCTCGGCGTACGTATCGACTCGGCGGCGTATCCGGGATGGACGATACCGCCGGACTACGATTCGCTGATCGCCAAACTCATCGTCTGGGCGCCGACGCGCGACCAAGCCCTGGCGCGGCTGCGGCGCGCGATCGACGAGTACGTCGTCGACGGCGTACCGACGACGCTTCCGCTGCTGCGCGCGCTCTGCGATCTGCCCGCCGTCGGCGACGCATCGTACGGTACGGCGACGCTCGAACGATTCGCGGCGACCTTCACGCCGGCGGCGCGTAATGGCCTGCGGTTGCCCGCGGCAACTCCGCGCGCCGCCCAACGCCGGCTTGCGCCGCGGCTGGGCGGGATGCGCA
The Candidatus Cybelea sp. DNA segment above includes these coding regions:
- a CDS encoding acetyl-CoA carboxylase biotin carboxylase subunit yields the protein MFRRILIANRGEIAVRVIRTAREMGIESIAVYSDADRDALHVSLADEAHGIGPASPAQSYLNAEKLIAVALRSGAQAVHPGYGFLAENAEFARRVVDAGLVWIGPHADAIFTMGDKLRARNAMRAANVPSVPGGLEAIADVAAARAAAERYGLPLALKAAAGGGGKGLKVAHRAEEIESAFETARREARAYFKDDTIYAERYLENPKHVELQILADKHGSVVHVGERDCSLQRRHQKLWEETPAQIPDAVRAEMREAGLRAAKAIGYDSAGTIECLVSGGEFYFLEMNTRIQVEHTVSEMISGLDLVREQIRVAAGEALGFTQSDLSFRGFSIEGRINAEDPAAGFQPSPGRIAAYREPGGLGVRIDSAAYPGWTIPPDYDSLIAKLIVWAPTRDQALARLRRAIDEYVVDGVPTTLPLLRALCDLPAVGDASYGTATLERFAATFTPAARNGLRLPAATPRAAQRRLAPRLGGMRKGANASSGNDVRSPMHGLVVEINVAPGDDVAEGQVVAVIEAMKMMNEIRAHRAGRVNSVHASAGSTVESGSALVTLGHPSAA
- a CDS encoding enoyl-ACP reductase — its product is MKLLDGKRILVTGVANRWSIATGVARRLHDNGASIALTYQGDRVKDEVEKLAAELGGGPVLECDVSSDASLAALRTELAEGFGGLDGLVHSIAFANKEDLAGKVFDTSRSGFALALDVSAYSLIALVGALRESFNEGASIMALTYLGATQIVPNYNLMGIAKAALEATVRYIAFDLGDRSIRVNAISAGPIKTASSRQVGGFSKILEVVPKVAPLRRNVTPDDIGNMAVFLASDLASAVTADVHFVDAGYHAMGMYPPQ